The following are encoded together in the Pygocentrus nattereri isolate fPygNat1 chromosome 15, fPygNat1.pri, whole genome shotgun sequence genome:
- the LOC108433008 gene encoding wee1-like protein kinase, whose translation MRRVRWRLDCGSSDEEEGAEGLDYSDPNREPCESCRVSEEAEPFLLSPKTPCVTERTPTKLCRTPVTLSQRPPGFPALHCPTPLRSLREMRPQKSARSSSSRRLVFELQSERDGLQTSVTSAHPPKSKLKRRQAPLININPFTPNSLLVQKETSKRNNCKRVYGNDLSEDSSEAEFEDEFILPLKRKTTVGCHLSRYASEFHELEQIGSGEFGTVFKCVKRLDGCIYAIKRSKKRLAGSVEEQAALREVYAHAVLGQHPHVVRYYSAWSEDEHMLIQNEFCNGGTLSDLITENERRLKLLSEVRLKDLLLQVSRGLKYIHSASLVHMDIKPSSIFISRRTVVHDIHVDGDGTDADVIYKIGDLGHVTHASSPRVEEGDTSFLANEILQEDYGNLPKADIFALALTVVSASGVKALPKNGEVWHTICRGQLPYIPQVLSPEFQHLLKLMIHPDPACRPSASALTKHRVLLFTSKLSIDSLQEQLKAEKFKNALLLKELKEVQLATAAAQENAHNAASCTTGRSCNRLSTHAGKKMTRSLSLTMF comes from the exons ATGAGACGCGTTCGCTGGCGGTTGGACTGCGGCTCCAGTGATGAAGAGGAGGGAGCAGAAGGTCTGGACTACAGCGACCCGAACCGCGAACCCTGTGAGAGCTGCAGAGTCTCAGAAGAAGCGGAACCGTTTCTGCTCTCCCCAAAAACACCATGTGTGACGGAGCGCACGCCCACCAAACTGTGCCGAACTCCTGTCACTCTCAGCCAGAGACCACCAGGCTTTCCTGCACTGCACTGTCCCACCCCCCTCAGGAGCTTAAGAGAAATGAGACCGCAAAAGTCTGCAAGGTCATCGTCTAGCCGG CGCCTTGTGTTTGAACTCCAGTCTGAGAGAGATGGCCTTCAAACTTCAgtcacttcagctcatccacCTAAATCAAAGCTGAAGAGGAGACAAGCTCCACTCATCAATATAAACCCATTCACCCCCAACTCACTGCTCGTCCAGAAGGAGACCTCAAAGAGGAACAACTGCAAGAGAGTCTACGGGAATGA cttAAGTGAGGACTCTAGTGAAGCAGAATTTGAAGATGAATTCATTCTTCCATTAAAG AGAAAGACTACTGTTGGGTGTCACTTGTCTCGCTATGCATCTGAATTCCATGAGCTGGAGCAGATTGGCTCTGGAGAGTTTGGAACCGTGTTTAAGTGTGTGAAAAGACTTGACGGGTGTATCTACGCCATCAAGCGCTCCAAGAAACGCTTGGCAGGTTCTGTGGAAGA GCAGGCTGCTTTGCGAGAGGTGTATGCTCATGCAGTGTTGGGACAGCACCCCCATGTGGTGAGATATTATTCTGCATGGTCAGAGGATGAGCACATGCTGATACAGAATGAGTTCTGTAATGGTGGCACACTCTCAGACCTCATCACAGAGAACGAGAGAAGGCTAAAACTTCTCTCTGAAGTTCGTCTGAAAGATCTGCTTCTGCAAGTCTCCCGGGGTCTGAAGTACATCCATTCTGCTTCCCTTGTTCATATGGATATCAAACCAA GTAGTATATTTATATCTCGAAGAACAGTGGTCCATGACATACATGTGGATGGTGATGGAACAGATGCAGACGTTATATACAAAATAG GGGATCTTGGTCATGTAACGCATGCAAGCAGTCCAAGAGTGGAAGAGGGTGACACCAGCTTTTTAGCAAATGAGATCTTGCAGGAG GATTATGGGAATCTACCCAAGGCAGACATTTTTGCCCTGGCACTCACAGTGGTGAGTGCCTCGGGGGTCAAAGCACTGCCGAAAAATGGGGAAGTGTGGCACACTATATGCAGAGGGCAGCTCCCCTACATACCTCAAGTGCTTTCACCAGAGTTTCAACATTTGCTGAAG CTGATGATACATCCTGATCCAGCCTGCAGACCATCGGCATCAGCCCTCACCAAACACCGTGTTCTATTATTCACCTCCAAACTGAGCATAGACTCACTGCAGGAGCAGCTGAAAGCGGAGAAATTCAAAAATGCACTTTTGCTGAA GGAGCTGAAGGAAGTCCAGCTGGCCACAGCAGCTGCACAGGAGAACGCCCATAATGCTGCTTCTTGCACCACTGGACGCAGCTGCAACAGACTGTCCACACATGCTGGGAAAAAGATGACCCGCTCACTCAGCTTAACCATGTTTTGA